From a region of the Streptacidiphilus albus JL83 genome:
- a CDS encoding DEAD/DEAH box helicase, with protein sequence MTPVIRSNRSSGRSSSPHARTASRSESAGSSYGRRPSGGQRPSSPSGRQNYSAQGEFALPVSTTPALAAVEAFSDLDMPRALLDTLTGQGVTAPFPIQAATLPNSLAGRDVLGRGRTGSGKTIAFGLAVLARTAGRRAEPRQPLALVLVPTRELAQQVTEALTPYAHAVRLRLATVVGGMSISRQAQALQRGAELVVATPGRLKDLIERGDCRLDQVTVTVLDEADQMADMGFLPQVTELLEQVAPGGQTMLFSATLDRNVDRLVRRFLNDPVTHSVDPSSATVSTMEHHLLHVQNSDKNAAVAHIASRAGGVIMFTDTRHGADRLVLELLANGVKAAALHGGKSQPQRTRTLDQFRNGQVTALIATNVAARGIHVDGLDLVVNIDPPTDHKDYLHRGGRTARAGESGTVVTLVLPNQRREMTRMMHTAGITPHTTQVHSSDAELARITGACVPTGVPVVISNPVVERPRRASSSGRNPRNRSAAPTARSAQGAPGVRSRSPRRATVAA encoded by the coding sequence GTGACTCCCGTGATCCGCTCCAACCGCTCCTCCGGCCGTAGTTCCAGCCCCCACGCCCGCACCGCCTCGCGCAGCGAAAGCGCCGGTTCCTCCTACGGGCGCCGCCCCAGCGGCGGCCAGCGTCCGTCGTCCCCGAGTGGCCGTCAGAACTACTCCGCACAGGGCGAGTTCGCGCTTCCGGTCAGCACTACTCCGGCGCTCGCGGCCGTTGAGGCGTTCAGCGACCTGGACATGCCCCGCGCCCTGCTGGACACGCTGACCGGACAGGGCGTCACCGCGCCGTTCCCGATCCAGGCGGCGACGCTGCCCAACTCGCTGGCCGGCCGCGACGTCCTCGGGCGCGGCCGTACCGGCTCCGGCAAGACCATCGCCTTCGGCCTGGCCGTGCTGGCCCGCACCGCCGGGCGCCGGGCCGAGCCCCGCCAGCCGCTGGCCCTGGTGCTGGTCCCCACCCGGGAACTCGCCCAGCAGGTCACCGAGGCGCTGACGCCCTACGCCCACGCGGTCCGGCTGCGGCTGGCGACCGTGGTCGGCGGGATGTCGATCAGCCGGCAGGCCCAGGCCCTCCAGCGCGGGGCCGAGCTGGTCGTCGCCACCCCCGGCCGGCTCAAGGACCTCATCGAGCGCGGCGACTGCCGGCTGGACCAGGTCACCGTCACCGTGCTGGACGAGGCCGACCAGATGGCCGACATGGGCTTCCTGCCCCAGGTCACCGAGCTCCTGGAGCAGGTCGCCCCCGGCGGGCAGACCATGCTCTTCTCGGCCACGCTGGACCGCAATGTCGACCGGCTGGTCCGCCGCTTCCTGAACGACCCGGTCACCCACTCGGTCGACCCCTCCTCGGCGACCGTCAGCACCATGGAGCACCACCTGCTCCACGTGCAGAACAGCGACAAGAACGCGGCCGTCGCCCACATCGCCTCCCGCGCCGGGGGCGTGATCATGTTCACCGACACCCGCCACGGCGCCGACCGCCTGGTCCTGGAGCTGCTGGCCAACGGCGTCAAGGCGGCGGCGCTGCACGGCGGCAAGTCCCAGCCCCAGCGCACCCGCACCCTGGACCAGTTCCGCAACGGCCAGGTCACCGCACTGATCGCCACCAACGTCGCCGCCCGCGGCATCCACGTCGACGGCCTGGACCTGGTCGTCAACATCGACCCGCCGACCGACCACAAGGACTACCTGCACCGCGGCGGCCGCACCGCCCGCGCCGGGGAGTCGGGCACCGTGGTCACCCTGGTCCTGCCCAACCAGCGCCGCGAGATGACCCGGATGATGCACACCGCCGGCATCACCCCCCACACCACCCAGGTCCACTCCAGCGACGCCGAGCTCGCCCGGATCACCGGAGCCTGCGTGCCGACCGGCGTGCCCGTGGTGATCAGCAACCCGGTGGTCGAGCGCCCCCGCCGCGCCAGCTCCTCCGGCCGCAACCCGCGCAACCGGTCCGCAGCCCCCACCGCACGCAGTGCGCAGGGCGCACCCGGCGTTCGCAGCCGCTCACCCCGGCGTGCCACCGTCGCGGCATAG
- a CDS encoding YbhB/YbcL family Raf kinase inhibitor-like protein, whose product MKVSKFRAALVTAALGIGVGTAYCASVGSAAASSASAQASAQARDHWHHHSLPNPYEFLPKVPAFRVVSTTVRNGHPLPVAQLSGVFGVPGGKDISPELSWSGFPKATKSFVVSMYDPEAPTGSGFWHWIVEDIPATAVTLPQNAGALNSTTLPAGAIQLDGDAGTARYIGGAPPAGSGVHDYYITVTALDEPSTGLGANTSGALFNFEIDSHTIARATIICPTAIE is encoded by the coding sequence ATGAAGGTCAGCAAGTTCAGGGCGGCCCTGGTCACCGCGGCACTCGGGATCGGTGTGGGCACCGCCTACTGCGCCAGTGTGGGCAGCGCTGCGGCCAGCAGCGCCTCCGCTCAAGCCTCGGCCCAGGCTCGGGACCACTGGCACCACCACAGTCTCCCGAACCCCTACGAGTTCCTGCCGAAGGTGCCTGCCTTCAGGGTGGTCAGCACCACCGTGCGCAACGGGCATCCGCTCCCGGTCGCGCAGCTTTCGGGGGTCTTCGGAGTGCCTGGCGGCAAGGACATCTCCCCGGAACTGTCCTGGTCCGGCTTCCCCAAGGCGACCAAGAGCTTCGTGGTCTCGATGTACGACCCGGAGGCGCCGACCGGAAGCGGCTTCTGGCACTGGATCGTGGAGGACATCCCGGCCACCGCTGTCACCCTGCCGCAGAACGCGGGCGCACTGAACTCGACCACCCTGCCGGCCGGAGCGATCCAGCTCGACGGGGACGCGGGCACGGCCCGCTACATCGGTGGCGCCCCGCCCGCCGGCTCCGGCGTTCACGACTACTACATCACCGTCACCGCCCTGGACGAGCCCAGCACCGGCCTCGGCGCGAACACCAGCGGCGCCCTGTTCAACTTCGAGATCGACAGCCACACCATCGCCCGCGCCACGATCATCTGCCCCACCGCCATTGAGTGA